A portion of the Adhaeribacter radiodurans genome contains these proteins:
- a CDS encoding CopD family protein → MTYLYIKSLHIIFVVTWFAGLFYIVRLFIYFAEATEKPEPEKTILQTQLKVMQKRLWYGITWPSAVLTLIFGSWMFYLYGSLPNWLIVKLGFVVGLFLYHFSCHRIFKQHQHGEVKQTSTQLRIWNEVATLFLVSIVFLVVLKNSISFLWGVAGLILFAIILMLAIRIYKKLRAR, encoded by the coding sequence GTGACTTATTTATACATTAAATCGCTGCACATTATTTTTGTAGTTACCTGGTTCGCCGGCCTGTTTTACATTGTGCGTTTGTTTATTTACTTCGCCGAAGCCACTGAGAAACCCGAACCGGAAAAAACTATTCTGCAAACGCAATTAAAAGTAATGCAAAAGCGGCTTTGGTATGGTATTACCTGGCCTTCTGCGGTACTTACTCTAATTTTCGGCTCTTGGATGTTTTACCTGTACGGGAGTCTGCCGAACTGGCTAATAGTAAAATTAGGTTTTGTAGTGGGTTTATTTCTGTATCATTTTAGCTGTCATAGAATATTTAAACAACACCAACACGGCGAAGTAAAGCAAACTTCCACGCAGCTCCGCATCTGGAACGAAGTAGCCACTCTTTTTTTGGTAAGCATTGTATTTTTGGTTGTGTTAAAAAACAGCATCAGCTTTTTGTGGGGAGTTGCTGGTTTAATTTTGTTTGCAATAATCTTGATGCTGGCTATCCGGATTTATAAAAAACTCCGGGCCAGGTAG
- a CDS encoding NADP-dependent isocitrate dehydrogenase: MTTKTAKIVYTITDEAPALATYSFLPIVKAFTKAADIAIETRDISLAGRILATFPENLSEEQKQNDDLAYLGDLAKTPEANIIKLPNISASIPQLTAAIKELQSQGYNIPDYPADAQSDTEKEIKNRYAKILGSAVNPVLREGNSDRRVADAVKQYAKKHPHSMGAWTSDTKSHVSHMDGGDFYGSEQSVTMEQAGEVKIEFVGANGTTTTLKENLKLKEGEVIDASVMSKKALRAFFEKEIADAKAQGVLLSLHLKATMMKVSDPIMFGQAVSIFFKDLFEKHAATFGQIGVDPNNGFGDVLIKIQSLPEDQRKAIETDIEAVYKSQPELAMVDSAKGITNLNVPNDVIIDASMPAAIRTSGKMWGPDGKLHDTKYMIPDRSYAGIYQVVIDFCKENGAFDPSTMGTVPNIGLMAQKAEEYGSHDKTFQIAESGTVRVVDGSGNTLMEHKVEEGDIWRMCQTKDLPIQDWVKLAVTRAKITNTPAIFWLDKNRPHDANLIKKVERYLQDHDTAGLEIKIMSPVEAMRYTCERAKAGQDTISVTGNVLRDYLTDLFPILELGTSAKMLSIVPLLDGGGLFETGAGGSAPKHVQQFTEENYLRWDSLGEFLALGVSLEDLAYKTKNDKAQVLAEALNQANAKFLENDKSPSRKVGGIDNRGSHFYLALYWAQAMAEQTKDSELQAKFSSLAKELTENEAKIVEEQIAAQGKSVDLGGYYHPDAKKVEEAMRPSASLNAALDNF; this comes from the coding sequence ATGACAACAAAAACAGCGAAAATTGTTTACACCATAACGGATGAAGCCCCGGCTTTGGCAACTTATTCTTTTTTGCCGATTGTAAAAGCTTTTACGAAAGCCGCCGATATTGCCATTGAAACCAGGGACATTTCGCTTGCTGGCCGAATTCTGGCTACTTTCCCGGAAAATCTATCGGAAGAACAGAAACAAAACGATGATTTAGCTTATTTAGGAGATTTAGCTAAAACCCCCGAGGCTAACATAATTAAGTTACCTAATATTAGCGCTTCTATTCCGCAATTAACGGCGGCCATTAAAGAACTACAGTCACAAGGCTACAACATTCCCGATTATCCGGCCGATGCTCAATCAGATACTGAAAAAGAAATCAAGAACCGTTATGCCAAAATTTTAGGCAGTGCGGTAAACCCGGTTTTAAGAGAAGGAAATTCTGACCGCCGCGTGGCCGATGCGGTGAAACAATACGCTAAAAAGCACCCGCATTCAATGGGCGCCTGGACCTCAGATACCAAGTCGCATGTGTCGCATATGGATGGCGGTGATTTTTATGGCAGCGAGCAATCGGTAACGATGGAGCAAGCCGGCGAAGTAAAAATCGAATTTGTGGGAGCCAACGGAACCACTACCACGCTTAAAGAAAATTTAAAACTGAAAGAAGGCGAAGTAATTGATGCTTCGGTAATGAGCAAAAAAGCTTTACGGGCCTTTTTCGAAAAAGAAATTGCCGATGCTAAGGCGCAAGGAGTATTGTTGTCTTTACACCTGAAAGCCACTATGATGAAAGTGTCGGATCCGATTATGTTCGGACAGGCAGTTTCTATTTTCTTTAAAGATTTATTTGAAAAACATGCTGCTACTTTTGGCCAAATTGGAGTTGATCCGAATAATGGCTTCGGCGATGTTTTAATTAAAATTCAAAGCTTACCCGAAGATCAAAGAAAAGCCATAGAAACCGATATTGAGGCAGTTTACAAAAGCCAGCCGGAACTAGCCATGGTAGATTCGGCTAAAGGAATTACTAATTTAAATGTGCCGAACGATGTAATTATTGATGCCTCTATGCCCGCTGCTATTCGTACTTCCGGCAAAATGTGGGGGCCAGATGGCAAATTGCACGATACCAAATACATGATTCCGGACCGTAGCTATGCAGGCATCTATCAGGTAGTAATTGATTTCTGTAAAGAAAACGGAGCTTTTGATCCGAGCACCATGGGTACGGTACCCAATATTGGTTTAATGGCCCAAAAAGCTGAAGAATACGGTTCCCACGATAAAACTTTCCAGATTGCGGAAAGTGGTACTGTTCGGGTGGTAGATGGCTCTGGTAACACCTTAATGGAACATAAAGTAGAAGAAGGCGATATCTGGAGAATGTGCCAGACCAAAGATTTACCAATTCAGGATTGGGTAAAACTAGCGGTAACCCGGGCTAAGATTACCAACACTCCGGCAATTTTCTGGCTCGATAAAAACCGGCCGCATGATGCTAATTTAATTAAAAAAGTAGAGCGTTACTTACAGGATCATGACACGGCTGGTTTAGAAATTAAAATCATGTCGCCGGTAGAAGCCATGCGCTATACCTGTGAGCGGGCCAAAGCTGGTCAGGATACCATCTCGGTAACCGGTAACGTGTTGCGCGATTACTTAACCGATTTGTTCCCGATTCTGGAGTTGGGTACCAGCGCTAAAATGCTTTCTATTGTGCCGCTTTTAGACGGTGGTGGCTTGTTCGAGACCGGTGCCGGTGGATCGGCCCCAAAACACGTGCAACAGTTTACAGAAGAAAATTACCTGCGTTGGGATTCTTTAGGTGAGTTTTTAGCTTTAGGTGTTTCGTTAGAAGACCTGGCTTATAAAACTAAAAACGATAAAGCCCAAGTTTTGGCCGAAGCCCTCAATCAGGCAAATGCTAAATTTCTGGAAAACGATAAATCACCTTCCCGTAAAGTAGGGGGCATAGATAACCGGGGTAGTCATTTTTACCTGGCTTTGTATTGGGCTCAAGCCATGGCCGAACAAACCAAAGACTCAGAATTACAAGCCAAGTTCTCGTCGCTTGCGAAAGAACTTACCGAAAACGAAGCTAAAATTGTAGAAGAACAAATAGCCGCCCAAGGTAAATCAGTTGATTTAGGCGGATACTACCATCCGGATGCAAAAAAAGTAGAAGAGGCTATGCGCCCGAGTGCTAGTTTAAATGCG
- a CDS encoding endonuclease V, with protein sequence MAYYNHPPVDPELIKTLTARQNELQKQVILQKPDCTITTIAGCDSSFIGENILSVFVLLRYPDLEILEKVWHYGAVELPYVPGFLAFREAPNLLEAYKKLTQKPDLIMVDGHGISHPRRMGIASFLGVELQKPTMGLAKEILVGKFEMPGPQQGSISPVVHRNEHIANAIRTKEKVKPVFASAGHLLDLETATQIALATTRKHKLPEPTRLADHYAEVFKAEVR encoded by the coding sequence ATGGCTTACTACAACCACCCGCCAGTTGATCCGGAATTAATCAAAACGCTTACTGCTCGCCAGAACGAATTACAAAAGCAAGTAATACTGCAAAAACCGGATTGTACTATAACTACCATAGCCGGTTGCGATTCTTCTTTTATCGGGGAAAATATCTTATCGGTGTTTGTATTGCTGCGGTATCCGGATCTGGAAATTCTGGAAAAAGTGTGGCATTATGGCGCCGTAGAACTGCCGTACGTACCAGGATTTTTGGCCTTCCGGGAAGCGCCTAATTTGCTCGAAGCGTACAAAAAGCTCACGCAAAAACCTGATTTAATTATGGTAGACGGGCATGGAATCTCGCACCCGCGCCGTATGGGCATTGCCAGTTTTTTGGGCGTTGAATTACAGAAACCAACCATGGGTTTGGCTAAAGAAATACTGGTAGGCAAATTTGAAATGCCAGGCCCGCAGCAAGGTTCCATAAGTCCGGTTGTGCACCGGAACGAGCACATTGCCAATGCTATTCGTACCAAAGAAAAAGTAAAACCGGTTTTTGCTTCGGCGGGCCACCTACTCGACCTGGAAACTGCTACCCAAATTGCCTTGGCTACTACCCGCAAACATAAACTACCAGAACCTACCCGACTTGCCGACCATTATGCCGAAGTATTTAAAGCAGAAGTACGTTAA